In Fusobacterium hwasookii, a single window of DNA contains:
- a CDS encoding autotransporter-associated N-terminal domain-containing protein, whose translation MNEHLRQTEQYLRSLSKKYKSIKFSIGMVILFLMMGVGAFSEEVVAQEVMTTEQITSSKEKLKNSVETLQSKINKARIENEKGLAGLRLELIQLMEQGDQVVKSPWASWQFVQIICIANGMVHIKEKETRLKNILLKGYL comes from the coding sequence ATGAACGAGCATTTAAGACAAACGGAACAATATTTGCGTTCACTATCTAAAAAGTACAAAAGTATAAAATTTTCAATAGGAATGGTAATACTATTTCTGATGATGGGAGTTGGAGCATTTTCAGAAGAAGTTGTAGCACAAGAAGTAATGACAACTGAGCAAATAACTTCATCAAAAGAAAAATTAAAGAATTCAGTAGAAACTCTACAATCAAAAATAAATAAAGCAAGAATTGAAAATGAAAAAGGCTTAGCAGGATTAAGATTAGAATTAATTCAATTAATGGAGCAAGGAGATCAAGTAGTAAAATCACCTTGGGCTTCATGGCAATTTGTGCAAATTATATGTATAGCAAATGGAATGGTACATATAAAGGAAAAGGAGACAAGGCTGAAAAATATTCTTTTGAAGGGGTATTTGTAA
- the gltS gene encoding sodium/glutamate symporter encodes MNFETIEGVLNINLNSTMTLALAALLLIMGYSINKRLTILNKYCIPAPVVGGFIFMFLTWLGHTSSVFKFNFENIFQSTFMLAFFTTVGLGASFTLLKKGGKLLIIYWLTCGIISILQNVIGITITKTTGLEAPYALLSSAISMIGGHGAALAYGDTFAKMGYESAPLVGAAAATFGLITAVLIGGPLGRRLIEKYNLKPDNTENFDQSVTEINTNKGVKLSDLDIIKNVVVILLCMAIGSYISTLIGKLIKMDFPSYVGAMFVAVVVRNLNEKTRMYNFSFSLIDGIGNVMLNLYLSLALMTLKLWELSGLIGGVLLVVACQVIFMIIIAYFVVFRILGSNYDAAVMCSGLCGHGLGATPSAIVNMTAINEKYGMSRKAMMIVPIVGAFLVDIIYQPATVWFIKTFVEGFVE; translated from the coding sequence ATGAATTTTGAGACTATTGAAGGAGTATTAAATATCAATTTAAACTCAACTATGACATTGGCACTTGCAGCATTATTATTGATTATGGGTTATTCAATCAATAAAAGACTTACAATATTAAATAAATATTGTATTCCTGCACCAGTAGTTGGTGGCTTTATATTTATGTTTTTAACTTGGTTAGGTCATACTAGCAGTGTATTCAAATTTAATTTTGAAAATATTTTTCAATCAACATTCATGCTTGCATTTTTTACAACAGTTGGATTAGGAGCAAGCTTTACCTTATTAAAAAAGGGTGGAAAACTTTTAATAATTTATTGGTTAACTTGTGGAATAATATCAATTCTTCAAAATGTAATAGGAATAACTATTACTAAAACAACAGGTCTAGAAGCACCTTATGCACTATTGTCAAGTGCAATATCAATGATAGGTGGACATGGAGCAGCACTTGCTTATGGAGATACTTTTGCAAAAATGGGTTATGAAAGTGCACCATTGGTTGGAGCAGCAGCTGCAACATTTGGACTTATCACAGCTGTTTTGATAGGTGGACCTCTTGGTAGAAGATTAATAGAAAAATATAATTTAAAACCTGATAATACTGAAAATTTTGATCAATCTGTAACAGAGATAAATACAAATAAGGGAGTGAAGTTATCAGATTTAGACATAATAAAAAATGTTGTTGTAATTTTACTTTGTATGGCAATAGGTAGTTATATTTCAACTTTAATAGGAAAACTTATAAAAATGGATTTTCCTTCTTATGTTGGAGCAATGTTTGTAGCAGTAGTTGTAAGAAATCTAAATGAAAAAACTCGTATGTATAACTTCAGTTTCTCATTGATTGATGGTATAGGAAATGTTATGCTTAATCTATACTTGTCACTTGCACTTATGACATTAAAACTTTGGGAACTTTCAGGACTAATAGGTGGAGTTCTTTTAGTAGTTGCTTGTCAAGTTATATTTATGATAATAATAGCTTACTTTGTTGTATTTAGAATATTAGGTTCTAACTATGATGCAGCAGTAATGTGTTCAGGACTATGTGGACATGGACTTGGTGCAACACCATCTGCAATAGTTAATATGACAGCAATTAATGAAAAATATGGAATGTCAAGAAAAGCTATGATGATAGTACCAATAGTAGGTGCATTCTTAGTAGATATAATTTATCAACCTGCAACAGTTTGGTTTATTAAAACTTTTGTAGAAGGTTTTGTAGAATAA
- a CDS encoding metal ABC transporter solute-binding protein, Zn/Mn family, with translation MKKIIFVVFLILNTLLLGQEKLKIGITLLPYYSFVANIVKDRAEVIPIVKAEGFDSHTYQPKVEDIERASKVDVIVVNGIGHDEFIYKIIDAVDKNKKPVIINANKDVSLMPVAGTLNDEKIMDSHTFISITAAIQQVHNITKELVKLDPKNKDFYLANSREYVKKLRKLKTDALKEVQNVNGGDVRVATFLGGYNYLLAEFGIDVKAVLEPTHGSQISMASLQKIIEKIKKDKIDIIFGEKNYSDEYVTIIKNETGIEVRKLEHLTTGAYTADSFEKFIKVDLDEVVSAIKYVKNKNKNKSKK, from the coding sequence ATGAAAAAAATAATATTTGTAGTATTTTTAATACTCAATACCCTTTTACTAGGGCAAGAAAAATTAAAAATAGGAATAACCTTATTACCTTATTATAGTTTTGTTGCAAATATAGTAAAAGATAGAGCAGAAGTTATCCCAATAGTAAAAGCAGAAGGTTTTGATTCTCATACTTATCAACCTAAGGTTGAAGATATTGAAAGAGCTTCAAAAGTAGATGTAATAGTAGTAAATGGAATAGGGCATGATGAATTTATCTATAAAATTATAGATGCAGTTGATAAAAACAAGAAACCAGTTATCATAAATGCAAATAAAGATGTTTCACTTATGCCTGTTGCAGGTACATTAAATGATGAAAAAATTATGGATTCTCATACTTTTATCTCAATAACTGCTGCAATTCAACAAGTACATAATATAACAAAAGAATTGGTGAAGTTAGACCCTAAGAATAAAGATTTCTATTTAGCTAATTCAAGAGAATATGTTAAAAAGTTAAGAAAATTAAAAACAGATGCTTTAAAAGAAGTTCAAAATGTAAATGGAGGAGATGTAAGAGTTGCAACTTTCTTAGGTGGATATAACTATCTTCTAGCAGAATTTGGAATAGATGTTAAAGCAGTTTTAGAGCCAACACATGGTTCACAAATAAGTATGGCTTCGTTACAAAAAATAATTGAAAAAATCAAAAAAGATAAGATAGACATAATTTTTGGAGAAAAAAATTATAGTGATGAATATGTAACAATTATTAAAAATGAAACAGGAATAGAAGTTAGAAAGTTAGAGCACTTAACAACAGGAGCTTATACAGCAGATAGTTTTGAAAAATTTATTAAAGTGGACTTAGATGAAGTTGTAAGTGCAATTAAATATGTTAAAAATAAGAATAAAAATAAGAGTAAAAAATAG
- a CDS encoding DMT family transporter — protein sequence MKNNSKAYFLIIAAVIIWSLSGLLVKAVNVDPLWISLIRCLGGGIFLLPYIFKEKIYPIKNILFGGIFMAIFLLSLTITTRISSSAMAISMQYTAPMYVIGYGFYKSKEIKFEKFIVFLFIFAGIIFNSITSMNGGNWWAIVSGITIGLAFVFYSYNLQKVKKGNLLGIVALINIISAIFYGILLLFRYSPPPSSFNEIIILSISGIVISGISYALYGEGLREVSMEKAMIICLAEPVLNPLWVYLGKGEIPSMTTVIVSTLILLSAIVDITFSIKNNKKAKKLSTHN from the coding sequence ATGAAAAATAATAGTAAGGCATATTTTTTAATAATAGCAGCTGTAATAATATGGAGCTTAAGTGGCTTGTTAGTAAAAGCTGTAAATGTTGATCCTCTTTGGATAAGCCTAATAAGATGTTTAGGAGGAGGAATTTTTTTATTGCCCTATATATTCAAAGAAAAAATTTATCCAATTAAAAATATTCTTTTTGGTGGAATATTTATGGCAATATTTTTACTGTCCCTTACAATAACTACAAGAATTTCAAGCTCAGCCATGGCTATATCAATGCAATATACAGCTCCTATGTATGTAATAGGTTATGGTTTTTATAAAAGTAAAGAGATAAAATTTGAAAAATTTATAGTATTTTTATTTATCTTTGCAGGAATAATTTTCAATTCAATAACTAGCATGAATGGTGGTAACTGGTGGGCAATAGTAAGTGGAATAACAATAGGGCTTGCCTTTGTTTTCTATTCTTATAATTTACAGAAAGTGAAAAAAGGAAATCTTTTAGGAATAGTTGCTCTTATAAATATTATTTCAGCAATATTTTATGGAATTCTTCTATTATTTAGATACAGCCCTCCACCATCAAGTTTTAATGAAATAATTATTTTAAGTATTTCAGGTATAGTTATATCAGGAATATCTTATGCTTTATATGGTGAAGGTTTAAGAGAAGTATCTATGGAGAAAGCTATGATAATTTGTTTGGCAGAACCTGTTTTAAATCCTTTATGGGTTTATTTAGGGAAGGGAGAAATCCCATCAATGACAACAGTTATAGTTTCAACACTTATACTTTTAAGTGCAATTGTGGATATTACTTTTTCAATAAAGAATAATAAAAAAGCTAAAAAATTATCAACACATAACTAA
- the pepD gene encoding beta-Ala-His dipeptidase: MAYKSVEDLRQHRVFYHFLEISKIPRQTFFEKEISDFILNWAKDLGLEVHQDEKWNLLIRKPATAGYEKQKPIVIQAHIDMVCEKRPEVEHDFRKDPIKLVLEGDILSTGNRTTLGADDGIGVAMAMAILEDKTLKHPPIDVILTTGEEEDMSGALSVHKSWFHTNRVINIDHVVDTEIIAGSCGGIGVDLRFPVEYTKKTDNYKGYKIKITGLRGGHSGEDIHKGRANANVLVASLLNLLREKVNFLISDIKGGNFRLAIPREAFVTLALEEKDVDTLKDIAKHFEYEAKKIYEETAVNLKIEISEDNLADKLLSKNTVDKIIDAIILSPNGISSMIGSLNVVESSSNLGEVYIKDDYVYLVTEIRATFEKNRDYLYNKIALIGKYLGGELRGFSAYPSWVYKPHSNLRDTANKVYSEIFGEKIKTLAVHAGLECGCFVDKIQEDMDAISIGPNTWDLHSPSERLSVSSTEKVYKFLTKILENLD; the protein is encoded by the coding sequence ATGGCATATAAAAGTGTTGAAGATTTAAGACAACATAGAGTTTTTTATCATTTTTTAGAAATATCTAAAATTCCAAGACAGACATTTTTTGAAAAAGAAATAAGTGACTTTATATTAAATTGGGCAAAAGATTTAGGTTTAGAGGTTCATCAAGATGAAAAATGGAATCTTTTAATAAGAAAACCTGCAACTGCTGGATATGAAAAACAAAAGCCTATTGTTATACAAGCACATATAGATATGGTATGTGAAAAAAGACCAGAAGTTGAGCATGACTTCAGAAAAGACCCTATAAAACTTGTACTAGAAGGGGATATTTTATCTACTGGAAATAGAACCACATTAGGTGCAGATGATGGTATAGGTGTTGCTATGGCTATGGCTATACTTGAAGATAAAACTTTAAAGCATCCTCCAATTGATGTAATCCTAACTACTGGTGAAGAAGAAGATATGAGTGGTGCACTAAGTGTTCATAAGTCTTGGTTTCATACAAATAGAGTAATAAATATAGACCATGTTGTTGATACTGAAATAATTGCAGGTAGCTGTGGTGGAATAGGAGTAGATTTAAGATTTCCTGTTGAATACACAAAGAAAACAGATAACTATAAAGGATATAAGATTAAAATCACTGGTTTAAGAGGTGGACACTCAGGAGAAGACATACATAAGGGTAGAGCAAATGCAAATGTCTTAGTGGCTAGTCTTTTAAATCTTTTAAGAGAAAAAGTTAATTTCTTAATCTCTGATATAAAAGGTGGAAACTTTAGACTGGCTATTCCAAGAGAAGCTTTTGTTACATTAGCTTTAGAGGAAAAAGATGTAGATACTTTAAAGGATATAGCAAAACATTTTGAATATGAAGCTAAGAAAATTTATGAAGAAACTGCTGTAAACTTAAAAATTGAAATTTCAGAAGATAATTTAGCTGATAAATTACTTTCTAAGAACACAGTTGATAAGATTATAGATGCTATAATTTTATCTCCTAATGGTATATCTAGTATGATAGGAAGTTTAAATGTTGTTGAAAGTTCATCTAATTTAGGTGAAGTATATATAAAAGATGATTATGTTTACTTAGTTACAGAAATAAGAGCAACTTTTGAAAAGAATAGAGATTATCTATATAACAAGATAGCTTTAATTGGAAAATATTTAGGTGGAGAGCTTAGAGGTTTCTCAGCATATCCAAGTTGGGTTTACAAACCTCATTCAAATCTTAGAGATACTGCTAATAAAGTTTATTCAGAAATTTTTGGAGAAAAAATTAAAACTCTTGCAGTTCATGCAGGTTTAGAATGTGGATGTTTTGTAGACAAAATTCAAGAAGATATGGATGCAATTTCAATAGGACCTAATACTTGGGATTTACACTCACCTAGTGAAAGATTAAGTGTATCTTCAACTGAAAAAGTTTATAAGTTTTTAACTAAAATTCTTGAAAACTTAGATTAA
- a CDS encoding ABC transporter ATP-binding protein has translation MNGLEIQIKDLNLVLSGNEILEDINLTVKAGEIHCLVGPNGGGKTSFLRCVLGQMPFTGSIEMKYEKDKIIGYVPQVLDFERTLPITVEDFMAMTNQIKPCFLGLSKKCKPEIDNLLKKLGVFEKKKRLLGNLSGGERQRVLLAQALFPRPNLLILDEPLTGIDKAGEDYFKEIIKELKEEGMTILWIHHNLAQVKELADTVTCIKKRMIFSGDPKEELKEDKIMRIFE, from the coding sequence ATGAACGGTCTTGAAATTCAAATAAAAGATTTAAATTTAGTACTATCTGGAAATGAGATTTTAGAAGATATAAACCTAACAGTAAAAGCAGGGGAAATTCATTGCTTGGTTGGTCCTAATGGTGGAGGTAAAACTTCTTTTTTAAGATGTGTTCTAGGACAGATGCCTTTTACAGGTAGTATTGAAATGAAGTATGAAAAAGATAAAATAATTGGTTATGTTCCACAAGTTTTAGATTTTGAAAGAACTCTACCTATTACAGTGGAAGATTTTATGGCTATGACTAATCAAATAAAGCCTTGTTTCTTAGGATTATCAAAAAAATGTAAACCAGAAATAGATAATCTTTTAAAGAAATTAGGAGTATTTGAAAAGAAAAAAAGATTGTTGGGGAACTTATCAGGAGGAGAAAGACAAAGAGTTCTACTTGCTCAAGCACTTTTTCCTAGACCTAATCTTTTAATTTTAGATGAACCTCTAACTGGTATAGATAAGGCAGGGGAAGATTACTTTAAAGAAATTATAAAGGAATTAAAAGAAGAAGGTATGACAATTCTTTGGATACACCATAATTTAGCACAGGTAAAAGAGTTAGCAGACACTGTCACTTGTATAAAGAAAAGAATGATATTTAGTGGAGATCCAAAAGAAGAATTAAAAGAAGATAAGATAATGAGAATATTTGAATAA
- a CDS encoding DUF4198 domain-containing protein translates to MKKSLVLIGSILLAANLFAHDHFLYTTNLDVSNQKEVKMKAVLGHPAEGPEAEPIGIATVDGKTSLPKAFFVVHDGVKTDLLSKVKVGTIKTSKGEYVALDAIYTAEDGLKGGGSWVFVMDSGNTKDSGFMFNPVEKLIITKDSAGSDYNQRVAPGYNEIVPLVNPVNAWKENVFRAKFVDKDGKPIKNARIDVDFINGKLDVNNNTWAANKEAPKTSLRVFTDDNGVFAFVPSRAGQWVIRAVASMDREKKVVHDASLVVQFE, encoded by the coding sequence ATGAAAAAAAGTTTAGTTTTAATTGGAAGTATTTTATTAGCAGCAAATTTATTTGCACATGATCATTTTCTTTATACAACTAATTTAGATGTAAGTAATCAAAAGGAAGTTAAAATGAAAGCAGTTTTAGGTCACCCTGCAGAAGGACCAGAAGCAGAACCTATTGGTATTGCAACAGTTGATGGAAAAACTTCTTTACCTAAAGCATTTTTTGTAGTTCATGATGGAGTAAAAACAGATTTACTATCTAAAGTTAAAGTTGGAACTATAAAAACAAGCAAAGGTGAATATGTAGCACTTGATGCTATTTACACAGCTGAAGATGGATTAAAAGGTGGAGGAAGCTGGGTATTTGTAATGGATAGTGGAAACACAAAAGATTCAGGATTTATGTTTAATCCAGTTGAAAAATTAATAATTACAAAAGATTCAGCAGGTTCTGACTATAATCAAAGAGTTGCACCAGGATATAATGAAATAGTACCATTAGTAAATCCTGTTAATGCTTGGAAAGAAAATGTATTTAGAGCAAAATTTGTTGATAAAGATGGAAAACCTATAAAGAATGCAAGAATAGATGTAGACTTTATAAATGGAAAATTAGATGTAAATAACAATACTTGGGCAGCTAATAAAGAAGCTCCAAAAACAAGCTTAAGAGTATTTACTGATGATAATGGAGTGTTTGCATTTGTTCCTTCAAGAGCAGGGCAATGGGTAATAAGAGCAGTTGCTTCTATGGACAGAGAAAAGAAAGTTGTTCATGATGCTTCATTAGTTGTACAATTTGAATAA
- a CDS encoding metal ABC transporter substrate-binding protein yields MKKKLLFILMLIIGSFSFAENIVITSTQPMYSLTSYLTKGTDIKVYTPFGSDISMTMSKEAIREEGFNLAIAKKAQAVVDIAKVWPEDVIYGKARMNKINIVEIDASHPYDEKMTTLFFSDYSNGKVNPYIWTGSKNLVRMVNIIGRDLIRLYPNNKAKIEKNITKFTADLLKIENEANEKLLAVGEAEVISLSENLQYFLNDMNIYTEYVDYDSVNAQNIVKLIKDKGIKVIVSDRWLKKDAIKALKEAGGEFVIINTLDIPMDKDGKMDPEAILKAFKENTDNLIEALKK; encoded by the coding sequence ATGAAGAAAAAATTACTGTTTATTTTAATGTTAATTATAGGCTCATTTAGTTTTGCAGAAAATATAGTAATTACATCTACACAACCAATGTATTCTTTGACAAGTTATTTAACTAAGGGGACAGATATAAAAGTTTACACTCCTTTTGGTTCAGATATATCAATGACTATGTCTAAGGAAGCTATAAGAGAAGAAGGTTTTAACTTAGCTATTGCTAAAAAAGCTCAAGCAGTTGTAGATATTGCTAAAGTATGGCCAGAAGATGTAATCTATGGTAAGGCAAGAATGAATAAAATAAATATTGTTGAAATTGATGCAAGCCATCCTTATGATGAAAAAATGACAACTTTATTTTTCAGTGATTATTCAAATGGAAAAGTAAACCCATATATTTGGACAGGAAGTAAAAACTTAGTTAGAATGGTAAATATTATTGGTAGGGATTTAATAAGATTATATCCTAATAATAAAGCTAAAATAGAAAAAAATATAACTAAATTTACTGCTGACTTATTAAAAATAGAAAATGAAGCTAATGAAAAATTATTGGCAGTTGGAGAAGCAGAAGTTATATCTTTAAGTGAAAATTTACAATATTTCCTAAATGATATGAATATATACACAGAATATGTAGATTATGATAGTGTAAATGCTCAAAATATTGTTAAATTAATAAAAGATAAAGGAATAAAAGTCATTGTTTCTGATAGATGGTTAAAGAAAGATGCTATAAAAGCTTTAAAAGAAGCAGGTGGAGAATTTGTTATTATAAATACTTTAGACATACCTATGGATAAAGATGGAAAAATGGATCCAGAAGCTATATTAAAGGCTTTTAAAGAAAATACAGATAATTTAATTGAGGCACTAAAAAAATAA
- a CDS encoding metal ABC transporter solute-binding protein, Zn/Mn family: MYKKILAVLMVIFSFSVFAKDKLKIGVTLQPYYSFAVNIVKDKAEVVPVVRLDKYDSHSYQPKPEDIKRMNELDVLVVNGIGHDEFIFDILNATDRKKDIKVIYANKNVSLMPIAGSIRNEKVMNPHTFISITASVQQVYNIAKELGELDPANKEFYLKNARDYAKKLRKLKTDALNEVKNLGNIDIRVATLHGGYDYLLSEFGIDVKAVIEPSHGAQPSAADLEKVIKIIKDQKIDIIFGEKNFNNKFVETIHKETGVQVRSLSHMTNGAYEADSFEKFIKIDLDEVVKAIKDAAAKKGKK, encoded by the coding sequence ATGTACAAAAAAATATTGGCAGTTTTAATGGTAATATTTAGTTTTTCTGTTTTTGCAAAAGATAAATTAAAAATAGGTGTTACTTTGCAACCATATTATAGTTTTGCTGTAAATATAGTAAAGGATAAGGCAGAAGTTGTTCCTGTTGTAAGACTTGATAAATATGATTCTCATAGTTATCAACCAAAACCAGAAGATATTAAAAGAATGAATGAGTTAGATGTTCTTGTAGTAAATGGAATAGGACATGATGAGTTTATTTTTGATATTTTAAATGCAACAGATAGAAAAAAAGATATAAAAGTTATTTATGCAAATAAAAATGTTTCTTTAATGCCAATAGCAGGATCAATAAGAAATGAAAAGGTTATGAATCCCCACACTTTTATATCTATAACAGCTTCAGTTCAACAAGTTTATAATATAGCTAAAGAATTGGGAGAATTAGATCCAGCTAATAAAGAATTCTATTTAAAGAATGCAAGAGATTATGCTAAAAAATTAAGAAAACTAAAGACAGATGCTTTAAATGAAGTAAAAAATCTTGGAAATATTGACATTAGAGTTGCAACATTACATGGAGGATATGACTACTTATTATCTGAGTTTGGAATAGATGTTAAAGCAGTTATAGAGCCATCACATGGAGCACAACCAAGTGCAGCAGACTTAGAAAAAGTTATTAAAATAATAAAAGATCAAAAAATAGATATAATTTTTGGTGAAAAGAATTTTAATAATAAATTTGTTGAAACTATTCATAAAGAAACAGGTGTTCAAGTTAGATCACTTTCTCATATGACAAATGGGGCTTATGAAGCAGATAGTTTTGAAAAGTTTATAAAAATAGATTTAGATGAAGTTGTAAAAGCAATTAAAGATGCGGCAGCTAAAAAAGGAAAAAAATAA
- a CDS encoding TetR/AcrR family transcriptional regulator, protein MDKLDIKKRRVMMYFIEATQDLVLNEGIENLSIKKIADKAGYNTATIYNYFEDLEELILYSSIDYLKIYLKDLRNEISSDMKAIEIYRTIYKVFVHHSFEKPEIFHTLFFGKYSYKLEKIIKKYYEIFPDDITGQTDITKSVLIEANIHNRDIPVMKQMIKEGSILEEEAPYIMETIVRVHQSYLENILQQREKISLEEHKIKFFKIFDFLLKRNEK, encoded by the coding sequence ATGGATAAGTTGGATATAAAAAAAAGAAGAGTTATGATGTATTTTATAGAAGCAACTCAAGACTTAGTTTTAAATGAGGGGATTGAAAATTTATCAATAAAAAAAATAGCAGACAAGGCAGGTTATAATACAGCAACGATTTATAACTATTTTGAAGATTTAGAAGAGCTTATTTTATACAGTTCAATTGATTATTTAAAAATTTATTTAAAAGATTTAAGAAATGAAATAAGTTCTGATATGAAGGCTATAGAAATATACAGAACAATTTATAAAGTCTTTGTTCATCATTCTTTTGAAAAACCTGAAATTTTTCATACTTTATTCTTTGGAAAATATAGTTATAAACTTGAAAAAATAATAAAAAAATATTATGAAATATTTCCTGATGATATTACTGGGCAAACTGATATAACAAAATCTGTGCTAATAGAAGCAAATATACATAATAGAGATATTCCTGTAATGAAACAAATGATAAAAGAAGGTAGCATTTTAGAAGAGGAAGCTCCTTATATAATGGAAACAATAGTTAGAGTTCATCAAAGTTACTTAGAAAATATTTTACAACAAAGAGAAAAAATTTCCTTAGAAGAACATAAAATTAAATTTTTTAAAATTTTTGATTTTTTATTAAAAAGAAATGAGAAATAA
- a CDS encoding metal ABC transporter permease → MLESFRNFLINLPEQGDIPSSFRYGFVINAMICALLIGPILGGIGTMVVTKKMAFFSEAVGHAAMTGIAIGVIVGEPFSAPYISLFTYCILFGLVINYTKNRTKMSSDTLIGVFLSISIALGGSLLIYVSAKVNSHALESILFGSILTVNDTDIYILVISAIVIAFVLVPYLNRMLLASFNPNLAIVRGVNVKLIEYIFIIIVTVITIASVKIIGSILVEALLLIPAAAAKNLSKSIKGFVGYSVIFALVSCLLGVYLPIHFDISIPSGGAIIMISSFIFIVTVIIKMLFKNFAEGE, encoded by the coding sequence ATGTTAGAAAGTTTTAGAAATTTCTTAATAAATTTACCTGAACAAGGAGATATCCCTTCTTCTTTTAGGTATGGTTTTGTTATTAATGCTATGATATGTGCATTACTTATAGGACCAATACTTGGAGGAATTGGGACTATGGTAGTTACAAAGAAAATGGCTTTCTTTTCAGAAGCAGTAGGACATGCTGCTATGACAGGGATAGCTATTGGTGTAATAGTAGGAGAACCTTTTTCAGCACCATATATTTCACTTTTTACCTATTGTATATTATTTGGTTTAGTAATAAATTATACAAAAAATAGAACTAAAATGTCCTCTGATACCTTAATAGGAGTTTTCCTTTCAATATCCATAGCATTAGGAGGCTCTCTACTTATTTATGTATCAGCTAAGGTAAATTCACATGCTTTAGAAAGTATATTATTTGGTTCTATACTTACAGTAAATGATACAGATATCTATATTTTAGTTATATCAGCTATTGTAATTGCTTTTGTTTTAGTACCATACTTAAATAGAATGTTACTAGCAAGTTTTAATCCAAATTTAGCAATAGTAAGAGGAGTAAACGTAAAATTAATAGAATATATTTTCATAATAATTGTTACTGTTATAACAATAGCTTCAGTAAAGATAATAGGTTCAATACTTGTGGAAGCATTACTTTTAATACCAGCAGCAGCAGCAAAAAATTTATCAAAATCTATAAAAGGTTTTGTTGGATATTCAGTGATTTTTGCACTTGTTAGTTGTCTATTAGGAGTATATTTACCTATACATTTTGATATATCAATTCCATCAGGTGGAGCAATAATAATGATTTCATCATTTATCTTTATTGTTACAGTTATTATTAAAATGTTATTCAAGAACTTTGCAGAAGGAGAATAA